From one Plectropomus leopardus isolate mb chromosome 8, YSFRI_Pleo_2.0, whole genome shotgun sequence genomic stretch:
- the hck gene encoding LOW QUALITY PROTEIN: tyrosine-protein kinase HCK (The sequence of the model RefSeq protein was modified relative to this genomic sequence to represent the inferred CDS: deleted 1 base in 1 codon) encodes MGCVGSKKEQEPLSKGTGNDELQNRAQTAHYVKDPTAGNFGNKATKMPSNANSSEGETIAMALYDYEAIHDGDLGFKKGDKLRILEESGEWWRAMLISSGQEGYIPSNYVAKDTLEAEEWFFKGVSRKDAERQLLAPGNRMGSFMIRDSETTQGSYSLSVRDHDQSGDTVKHYKIRTLDNGGFYISPRNTFSTLQELVSHYKKQGDGLCQTLTSPCLSPKPEKPWEKDAWEIPRSSLKLEKELGAGQFGEVWMATYNKHTKVAVKTMKPGSMSVEAFMAEANLMKTLQHDKLVRLNAVVTKEEPIYIITEYMEKGSLLDFIKSDEGNRVQLPKLIDFSAQIAEGMAYIEQRNYIHRDLRAANILVNKALVCKIADFGLARIIEDNEYTAREGAKFPIKWTAPEAINYGSFTIKSDVWSFGILLTEIISYGRTPYPGMTNPEVIRSLEKGYRMQRLESCPTELYEIMLECWKNKPEDRPTFDYLQSVLEDFYTATESQYQQQP; translated from the exons ATGGGCTGTGTGGGCTCAAAGAAGGAGCAGGAGCCTCTCAGCAAAGGGACGGGCAACGATGAGCTGCAGAACCGTGCACAGACGGCACATTATGTCAAAGACCCCACAGCAGGAAACTTCGGGAACAAAGCT ACCAAAATGCCATCCAATGCAAACTCTTCAGAAG GAGAGACTATTGCCATGGCGCTGTATGACTATGAGGCCATCCATGACGGTGATCTTGGCTTCAAGAAGGGAGATAAGCTCAGGATCTTAGAGGA ATCAGGGGAGTGGTGGAGAGCTATGTTAATCAGCTCAGGTCAGGAAGGCTATATCCCCAGTAATTATGTGGCCAAAGATACTctggaggcagagga GTGGTTCTTTAAGGGCGTGAGCAGGAAAGATGCCGAGAGGCAGCTGCTGGCCCCTGGGAACCGAATGGGATCCTTCATGATCCGAGACAGTGAGACCACACAGG GCAGCTACTCGCTGTCAGTCAGGGACCATGACCAGAGCGGTGACACAGTGAAACATTATAAGATCCGTACGTTGGACAACGGAGGGTTCTACATCTCACCCCGCAACACCTTCAGCACCCTGCAGGAGCTGGTCAGCCATTACAAGA AGCAGGGAGATGGCCTGTGCCAAACGCTGACCAGTCCGTGCCTGAGCCCCAAACCCGAGAAACCTTGGGAGAAGGACGCGTGGGAAATCCCAAGATCATCACTCAAACTGGAGAAG GAGCTCGGTGCTGGACAGTTCGGAGAAGTCTGGATGG CCacatacaataaacacacaaaagtagCAGTGAAGACCATGAAGCCCGGCAGCATGTCGGTTGAAGCCTTCATGGCGGAGGCCAACCTGATGAAGACTCTGCAGCACGACAAACTGGTCCGACTCAATGCTGTGGTCACCAAGGAGGAGCCCATCTACATCATCACTGAGTACATGGAGAAAG gtAGTTTATTAGACTTCATAAAGAGTGACGAAGGAAACCGTGTCCAGCTCCCAAAACTCATTGACTTCTCTGCCCAG ATCGCAGAGGGCATGGCCTACATTGAGCAGAGGAACTACATCCACAGAGATCTGAGAGCTGCCAACATCCTGGTCAACAAGGCCTTAGTGTGCAAAATTGCTGACTTCGGTCTCGCTCGCATCATCGAAGACAACGAGTACACAGCCAGAGAAG GAGCCAAATTCCCCATCAAATGGACAGCCCCTGAGGCCATCAACTACGGCTCTTTCACCATCAAATCTGACGTCTGGTCCTTTGGCATCTTGCTGACTGAGATCATCAGCTATGGACGCACACCATACCCAG GCATGACCAACCCAGAAGTGATCCGCTCCCTGGAGAAGGGCTACCGAATGCAGCGTCTGGAAAGTTGTCCCACCGAACTCTATGAAATCATGCTGGAGTGCTGGAAGAACAAGCCTGAGGACCGTCCCACCTTTGACTACCTGCAGAGCGTCCTGGAGGATTTCTACACAGCCACAGAGAGCCAGTATCAGCAACAGCCATGA